The DNA window TTTTTTTAAATTTTACTAAAAGTAATAAATCCTTTCTAAAGTCAGAATATTTTTTGAAATTTTAAATTATGTGATTCCTAATTAATATTTTTGCAAAATGAAAGACTTAATGGGACGCGCGATTTGGGATTATTATTACCAAGAAAATTCTGAAGATTTACAAACCGAAACTTCTATTTCAGAACTGGATGATTTGCCAGTTTCTTATCTTTTCAGAGATTATCAAGAAATGAATGCTTTAGAAAAAAAAGCATTGGATTTGTCTTTTGGTAAGGTTCTAGATGTAGGTTCAGGAGCAGGTTCACATAGTCTTTATCTGCAAAATGAAAGAAAATTAGAAGTAACTGCACTAGATATTTCTCCGAAATCTATTGAAGTTTGTAAAGCAAGAGGTGTGAAAAATGCGATTTGTGAAGATTTGCTTCAATTTTCTGAAAAGAATTTTGATACCGTTTTGCTTTTGATGAATGGAACTGGGATTTTTCAAAGTTTAGAACACATTGACCAATACTTGCAAAAACTGAAAAGTTTAGTTGTTGAAAACGGACAAATTCTCATAGACAGTACGGATATTCTGTATATGTATGACCATGATGAAGATGGCGGAGTTTTGGTTCCTGCAACAGGTTATTACGGAGAATTAGACTATTATTTGCATTACAAAGGAGAATCTGAACTGCCAATGAAATGGTTGTATTTAGATTTTGATACCTTAGAAAATGCTGCGATTGCTAATGGTTTTAAAATTCAAAAAGTAAAACAACTAGAAGATTCTTATTTGGCTCAACTTACGTTAAAGTAAGGTTTATTCTACATTCCAAAGTAGAAAATTGATGATGTCAATTCTTTTTCTTTGGTTTTCATCAAATAAATCTTGGAAAATTTCAAAACGATAAGGAACCGTCAGTGCAAATTTATCTCGATTAATTTCGTCTGTGATTTTAGAAAGTTCTATATAGGTTTCGTTCGGAATTTGTTTGGTAATTTCTAGGAAAAGTTGGTTGTATTTTTGTTTTTCTTCGTCAGTGATTTTTTCGTCTGATAAAAGATTTCCTCTGTTGAAGAAGACAGCGTTGATATCTGGATAAGATTCACCTAAAGACTTTAGAGTAATGGCTTTGTAAAGTTCATCGTCATTAGAAATTTTATTAATTATTTTTAACTCATTATTAATTTTAGCAAAATAATTTATACTTAATTTTTTTAAGTTTTGTTTCAATTCATATGATAAATTTAGACTTTTTCTTTTGTTAAGATAATTTGCTTTTAACTTATATTTTTGTTGCTGATAAAAATTAATTCTTCTATCAGAATCATTTAACAATAAATTTTGAGCTTTAAAATTCCCCAATCCAAAAAATAAAAAGCAAAGTAGAAGTGATTTTAAAAGTTTCATGGTAATACATTTAACTTTGTCAAAGATTCCTTTGCTTCGCAAAAACTTTGACAAAGTGTGATATTCAAAAATAAAAAAGATTTCGGAAATATCTCCGAAATCTTTAATTATTTAATTGATTAATTTTTTATTATCCAATCTCAATTCCGTTTTCAACGGTTTCATCAGGTGTTACAAAACTCAATTTTCCATCAGGTTTGGTTGTTAAAAGCAACATTCCTTGAGATTCAATTCCACGGATTTTTCTAGGAGCCAAGTTCAACAAAATCATCACTTGTTTTCCTACCACTTCTTCTGGCGTAAAACTCTCTGCAATCCCAGAAACTACGGTTCTTACATCTACACCAGTATCTACTTTTAGTTTTAATAATTTATCTGCTTTTTCTACTTTTTCAGCTTCTAAAATAGTGGCAGTTCTTAAATCTATTTTGGTAAAATCGTCAAAAGTGATTTCTTCTTTCATAGGATTTGCGTTAGGATTGGTTTTTGCGTTAGATATTTTGGTGTTTTCTAATTTTTGAATTTGAAAATCAATGGTTTCATCTTCAATTTTTGAGAAAAGAAGAGAACTTTCATTGATTGTGTGTCCTGTTTTTACGAGAACTTTAGCATTTTCAACTTCTTGCCAAGAAATTTTCTCGGTATTGAACATTTTTAACAATTTTTCCGAAGAAAAAGGCATGAAAGGCTCGCATAACTGAGCTAAACCAACCGCAATTTGTGCTCCTACAAACAATGAATTTGCCGCTTTTTCAGGATTGTCTTTAATGGTTTTCCAAGGTTCTTCTGTTTGTAAATATTGATTTCCGAAACGTGCTAAATTCATTAAAGCTGAAAGAGCATTTCTAAATTCATATTTGCTTAAATATTCATTAATTTCTTTTGCAGCTTTAGAAATTTCAGAAAGTTCTTCTGCGTTTTCATTTCCTGCAGGAATCACTCCATCATAATATTTGTGAATGAGCACAGCAACTCTATTGATGAAATTTCCGAAAATTCCTACTAGTTCAGAGTTATTTTTGGTTTGGAAATCCTTCCATGTAAAGTTATTATCCTTAGTTTCTGGTGCAGATGAAAGCAATGCGTAACGCAAAACATCTTGTTGACCAGGGAATTCTTCTACATATTCGTGCGCCCAAACTGCCCAATTTCTAGAGGTAGAAATCTTGTCATTTTCAAGATTTAAAAATTCAAAAGCAGGAACATTAGTTGGCATAATGTATTTTCCGTGAGCCTTCATCATTGCAGGGAAAATAATACAGTGGAATACAATATTGTCTTTCCCGATAAAGTGAATTAAGTCTGAATCTTCAGATTGCCAATAATCTTCCCAGTTTTTGCCGTTTTTTGCAGCCCATTCTTTGGTGAAAGAAATGTAACCAATTGGCGCATCAAACCAAACGTAAAGCACTTTTCCTTCTGCATCAGGAAGTGGAACTTGTACGCCCCAATTTAAATCTCTGGTCATTGCACGTGGTTTCAAACCATCATTGAGCCAAGATTTTACTTGTCCGTAAACATTAGGTTTCCAATCGTCTTTATGACCTTCAAGAATCCATTCGTTTAAGAAATTTTCATATTCATTTAAAGGTAAATACCAGTTTTTGGTTTCTTTAAGTACAGGAACGTTTCCACTCAATGCAGATTTTGGGTTAATTAATTCTGAAGGAGAAAGGGTAGAACCACATTTTTCGCATTGGTCACCATAAGCTCCGTCATTTCCGCATTTTGGGCAAGTTCCTACAATATATCTATCGGCAAGAAATTCGCCAGCTTGTTCATCATAATATTGTTCTGAGATTTCTTCTGTAAATTTTCCGTTTTCGTACATTTTTAGGAAGAAATCTTGAGAAGTTTTTTTATGATTATCTGAAGAAGTTCTAGAATATTCATCAAATGAAATGCCTAAGTCTTCAAAAGATTTTTTTATGATTGCGTGATATTTATCTACAATATCTTGAGGAGTTACGCCTTCTTTTTTTGCTCTAATAGTAATAGGAATTCCGTGTTCATCTGAACCACAGATAAAAGCAACATCGCTTCCTAATCTTCTTTGGAAACGTGCGTAAACATCAGCAGGAATATATACTCCTGCCAAATGACCGATATGAACAGGACCGTTTGCATAGGGTAATGCAGCGGTAATCATTTTTCTCTTCTGCATGGAAAATTTTTTTGCAAAGATAAGGTTTTGTTTGCCTTTTTGGAAAATTTTGACTTCTTGGTTAATATTTTGGTGAAAATTTTCTTTATTAACATTTGCTTAACATATGAAATTGCTAAACATTCGTTTGAAATATTGTGAAATCTTATATTGTCTCATTAGTGAGATAATAGAAAAGAATTAATTGATTTACAATGTTTTAGCTTTTAATTCGTACAAAACAGACTGATTATTATCATAAATTATTAACAATTTTTATATAAATTTAATAAATATTCAAAAATTTCATAAATTGGCTGTGCCTAATTGTGATAGCAATTATGCGATGTGAAAAATGAATATTAATCCTTAAATTTTATTTTTGTGAGAAACTATAGTAAAGTTTTAAAAATTGCTCCAGCTTTTTTATTGGCAGGAACAATTATGCTAGAAGCTCAACAAAGAGATTCAATCAAACAAAAAGACATTGAACAAGTTGTGCTTATTGGTTACGGTAAACAAAAAAAATCTGACTTAACAGGGTCTATTACAGCCTTAAGTGAAAAAGATTTTAATAAGGGAGCAATTACAAGTGCGGAAGGTTTATTAAATGGTAGAACGTCTGGGGTTGTTGTAACTCAGTCTGGTACACCAGGTAATGATGCCGTAATTAGAGTAAGGGGCGGTTCTTCTCTATTAAGTAGTAATGATCCTTTAATTGTTATTGATGGTTTGCCAGTAGAAGGCGGATTGTCCTCAATTAACCCTAATGATATTGAATCTTTTTCAATATTAAAAGATGCTTCTTCCACAGCAATTTATGGTAACAGAGGTTCTAATGGTGTAATTTTAATTACTACAAAAAAAGGTTCTAAAAAGAAATTACAAGTTTCTTTTAATTCTTTTACTACTTATAATACATTAGCTAAAAATGTTGATGTGTATAATGGAGATCAGTTCAGGGAAATTATTAATACAATGGCTCCTGATAAAGCGAATTTATTGGGGACAGCTAATACAAATTGGCAAGATTTAATCTTTAGAAACACAGCTTCTTTCGATAGTAATTTGTCTTTAATGGGCAACTTATTTGATAAGATTCCATCTAGATTAAGTATTGGTCATACAGAAAATGAAGGTCTTCTTTTGACATCTAATTACAAAAGATCAACTGCTTCTTTTACTTTGAACCCAACTTTATTTGATAATCATTTAAAGCTTAATATTTCTGGTAATTATACTTATGCGTTTAGAACAAACGCTGATGAAGGTGCTATTGGTAGCGCAATATCTTATGACCCTACCCAAAGTCCTTATGATGCACAAACACCTTTTGCTGGTTATAGAGAATGGTATCAGCAAGATGGAGCTAAATACTTTTTCCGTGGTACATCAAACCCACTATCTCAGTTATTAGAGAGAAGAAATATTGGTAATCATCATAGATTTTATGGAAACATTAACTTAGATTACAAATTTCACTTTTTACCAGAGTTAAGATTAATTGTAAATGCAGGTATAGATAAACAAGAAGGTGATGGCAAAACAGAAATTAGTTCTTTTGCAAGAGCAGGTTACTGGAATGGTTTACCTGTAGGTAATTATACTGAAACAAACTATGATAATTTTAACAAAAATCTCAATACTCAATTAAACTATATTAAAAACTTTGGTAAACTAAGTTTTGATTTATTAGGAGGTTATGAGTATCAAAATTTTGATTATAAAAATTACAATTCTGCCAATCAATTATTATATGTACTAGATCCTAATAACAACGTTGCGGATACTTACACTGATCCAGGTGTTAACCTGCAAGCATTTTTTGGAAGATTAAATTTAGGATGGAATAATAACAGATATTTAGTAACTGTAAATTATAGAAGAGATGGTTCTTCTAGATTTTCTAAAGAAAATAGATGGGGTAACTTTGGAGGTGCAGCATTTGCCTGGAAGATGCATGAAGACTTATTTAAAGACAATAGTACTATTAATGAGCTGAAACTAAGATTAAGTGTTGGTGCTGTAGGTCAACAAGATATTGGTGGATATAAGATAGATTACTTTAAGCAGTATGATGTTTCTACCAATGCCTACTATCAATTTGGTACAGGAGCGAATACATATTACTTAATAGCAAGACCAAAAGGATACAATCAAAATCTAACTTGGGAATCTAGCACAAAATATAATGCTGGTTTAGATTTTTCATTATTTAGCAGAAGATTATCTGGAAATGTAGATGTTTATTTGGCAGATACTAAAGATTTATTATCCATAGTTGCGGAAGGAGCATTACAGAATTTAAGAGTCTTAGGTCCTAAAAACATTGGTTCTCTACAATCTAAAGGTTTAGATTTTAATTTAAACTATCAAATGTTTAAAAAAGAGAATTTTACTTTAGATGTTAACTACAACTTAAGTTATAATCATTTAGAAATTACAGAATTATTTACCGATAATATTCCACAAGGAGGAGTGGGACTTGGTGGTTATGTACAGACTCACAAAGTTGGTCTAGCTCCATTTTCTTATTGGGTATATCAACAGGTTTATGATAGTACAGGCAAGCCAATTGAAGGAGTGTATGTAGATAGAAATGGTGATGGTACAATAGACAGTTTTGATAAATATAATTACAAAAAACCTCAAGCAGACGTTACAATGGGCTTAATGATTGATGGTACATTTATGAAAAACTGGGATTACTCAATGGCTTGGAGAGCAAGTTTTGGTAACTATGTATATGATCAAGTAAATGCAGATAGAGCATACTTTTCAACAATTAATAATGTTGTAGATAATACCTTAGCAAATTCACCTTTAGATTTTGCAAAAACAGGATTTGCATTTGCTAATAAAGAAAGTGATTACTATATTAAAAATGCAAGCTATCTAAAATTAGATAATGTTACTTTAGGTTATACCATTAGGAATAACAACTTCATTGGTGATAGAACCTCTTTAAGAATATACGGAGGTGTGCAAAACGCATTAATTATAAGTGATTATAAAGGATTAGACCCAGAAGTCTTCAATAATGGTCTAGATGGAGTAATTTACCCTAGAGCTAGAATGTATATGCTTGGAGTAAACGTTAATTTTTAATTTAATCAATTTAAAATAATATGAAAAATATATTAACAAAAGTAAAATGGTTAGCATTTTCAGCATTATTATTTACCGCAGTTTCATGTTTAAATGATTTAGATGTTTCTTTGAAAGATGATGATTCTTTCTCGGTAGATAATTATTTTAACAATCCTGATAATCCAGAATTACCTTATAAACAGTTTTTAGCAAAAATTTATGGTGGGTTATCTTTATCTGGTCAAGCAGCTCCTACAGGAGATTCAGATTTACAATCATTAGTAGATGAAGGATTTTCTCAGTATTTAAGAGGTTACTGGCAGTTACAAGAGCTTACTACGGACGAAGCAATTATTGCTTGGGGAGAATCTGATAACCCAACAATTAAAGATTTAAACTTTAATACATGGAATGCAGATAATAAATTTAATGAAGCATTTTTTGCAAGAGTTTACTATCAGATATCTGTAGCAAACGAGTTCTTAAGAGAAACTACAGATGAAAAATTGAATTCAAGAAAAGTTTCAGAAGATCTTAAAGCTAAAATTAAAGTGATGAGAGCTGAAGCAAGATTTTTGAGAGCTTTATCTTATTATCATGCTATCGATCTTTATGGTAATTCTCCTTTTGCAACAGAAGAAAATGCTTTAGGTTCTGTACCAGTAATGAAAACCAGAGCAGAAATGTTTGATTATGTTTTAAATGAACTTAATACAATTGAAGCAGATCTTCCTGCTCCAAGAGCTAATGAATATGGTAGAGCTGATAAAGGAGCTTTGTGGATGTTAAAAGCAAAACTTTTAATTAACGCAAAAGTTTACACAGGTCAAGATAAAAGCACTGAAGCTTTAGCTGCTGTGAACAGTGTATTAGGTGCGGGCTACAGCTTGTCACTTGACAGAAATAATTTATTTGCGGCAGATAATGATGTTAACGGAGCTCAAAAAGAGATTATTTTTCCTGTAAGATATGATGGCGTTAAAACTAAATCTTATGGAGGTATGACTTATTTAATTCATGGAAGTACTAATGATGCAGTTGCTAAAACCCTAGGTATTGATTTTGGATGGCAAGGTTTCAGAGCTAGAAAAGAATTTATACAAACTATTGCAGGTGACCCACGTGTAAATGTTGTTTCTGGTACCGATTCTGAAGAAATTACAGACTATTTAAAATTTGCGCAAGGTAAAAAATTAATAAAATTTACTAATAAAACATCTGCAGGTGTATCAGGTCAAGATCCTACTTTCCCAGATACAGATTTTCCAATGTTTAGATTGGCAGATGTATACTTAATGTATGCAGAATTAGCGGTTGTAAATGGTAAAGGAGACAAAGCTACAGCTCTAAATTATATTAATGATTTAAGATTAAGAGCTGGCGCAAATCCAGTAACTCTATCTGCGCTTACTCCAGACTTTGTTTTATCGGAGAGAGCAAAAGAGCTTTATTGGGAAGGTCACAGAAGACAAGATTTAATAAGATTTGGAAAATATACTTCTGGTTATAACTGGCAATGGAAGGGCGGTTCATTGAATGGTTCTGCTATAGCTGATTATAGAGCTTTATTCCCAATTCCTACAAAAGAGATTAGTTCTAATTCTAATTTAATTCAAAATCCTGGTTATTAATCAGCTTTGACAAATATTATGTTATGAAAAAAAATATAATTAATAAAATTTTATTCGTTTTTATTGCAATATTTAGTTTTATTGCATGCGAAAATAGAGAGTTAATTACCGTGGATAATCAATCAGCGCCAATAATGCTAGATATATCTGCTGAAAAATTGGTGTTGGATGAAAATTTTCCAAGCAACCCTGGTTTAACTTTAAGTTGGGATGTTGCAACCTATACAGTTCCTACTGAAATAAAATATAAAATAGAAGTGTCTAAAGATGAGGCGTTCACTACTCCTTATACATTAGGTACAGTTGCAGGTTCTGTTAGAGCAACTACTTTTTCAGTAGAACAAATGAATCAGGCTGCTCAAGGAATTAATTTAGAGCCTAATGTCTCTGCTAAAATGTACATTAGAGTTTCTTCTTACTTAGGTACAGTAAGTGAAAATTTAGTAACTAAATCTAATGTTACCAGTTTAATGATTACACCATATGTATTAAAATATCCTGATTTTTATCTTGTAGGTGGTGCTACTTATGTTGGTTGGACCGCTGAGAATGCTCAGATTCTTCATAAAAAAGATAACTTATCTTATATCTATACATACTTAGAAAATAATCAACCCTTCAGATTTTTAGGTCAACAAAGTTGGAATCCTATTAATTATAGTGTTGATAAAGAAGGTACTAGAGCAAATTATAGATATTTCAAACAGCTTTCTGGTAACTTGCTTCAAGAAGGTGATGAAAACATGAAATTTACAGGCGATACAGGCATTTATAAAATAGTGATTGATGCAACTAAAAATATTCAGTCTTTAAATATTACCGCATCTCCTGTTTTAGGATATGATTTTCCTGAAGTTTATCTTGTTGGTACAATTAATGGATGGGATGCAGCAAACGCTATTGCTATGACTAAAGTTTCATCTGGAAAATTTGAATACACAATGAAATTAGATAATGGAGCTGCTTTTAAAGTTCTAGGTCAAAAAGATTGGAAAGAATTAGAATGGGGTAATATTTCTGGTTCAGGAAATTCAGGTTTCTTAGGTCCTAAAGGTGATAATGGAGAAATCAAATTTGATGGTGGTGGAAACACGTATAAAATTACAGTAGATATTAAAGCTGGAGTTTATACCATTGTTCAACAATAATTCAACAATAATTATGAAAAATATAATAAAATTTTTATCATTGGTTCTATTATTGCCGTTTGTTCTTCATTCTTGTAACAACGAGGATTATAGAGACTGGACAAAAGCAGAGCCTTCTTTTAAATTATATGATACGAGTTTAGGAAGCAATGTATTATATTCAACAATGGAGAATAATCCATTCAGACTTACTTGGGATAATTTAAACGCGGCATCATCTTATGATATTGTGTTTTCTAATTCAAGTGATTTTACAATTAAAGTAAAGTTAGGTACATCAAATAAAAATACTTTTACTACTACAATAGGTGCTCTTAATACAGCTTTATTGCAAGCTGGATATTCACCATATTCAATTAAAAAAGTCTATTTTAGAATAGAAGCAGGTTCTAATGTTTCTCTTCCTATTGCTTTTGATGTGCAACCTTATCCTGTAGAAGTACCTGTAATTACAGCACCTACGGCAGGTAGTGTAATTACTTTGGATGCAAACAATCCAACAGGTATTGCAAAAACCATTACTTGGAACGATTATTCTTACGGAATTGATGTAAAATATCTTGTAGAGGTTTCATTATCAGGAGCTAATAAATTTAAAGAATTAGGCACTGTTAATAATCTTAAACTTATTAATGTAACCAATTTTGATTTAGATAAACTTCTTCTAAGTGTTGGTGGTACAATTGGTGTACAAGGTAATTTTGATATCAGAGTATCTGCAATTACGAAATTAGTAGATCCAGAGATTATAAAATCTTCTGCAATTGTAACTTTCAAAGCAACTCCATATCAACTTTCATCATTTATTTATGCGCCTGGAGGCTATCAAGGTTGGAATCCTGAGACTGCAAACACGCTAGTTTCTGCTACAAGTAATGGTACGTATTTCGGATTTATTAATTTCCCTGCTGCTGGAACGGAGTTTAAATATACTCAAAACAGAAATTGGGATGTTAACTGGGGAGATAATGGTGCAGATGGTACCTTAGAACTAAACGGATCTAATTTACTTTCTCCTAGTGCAGGTTATTATAAAGTAACTGTTGATACTAATAGTTTAACACACTCAATGGTACCTTATTCAGTAGGCCTTGTTGGTGGTTTCAACAGTTGGGGAAGTAGTCCAGATGCACAAATGGAATGGGATGATTCTATCCTTAAATTCAAAATAGTAGTTACTTTACCTGCTGGTGAATTCAAATTTAGAGTGAACAGCGATTGGGGAGAAAATTACGGTGATGATGGTGCAGATGGAACACTTAATGCAGGTGGTTCTAACTTAAACATTACTTCAGCTGGAACTTATACCATTACATTTGATCCATTCAATATGGTTTATACTATAAATTAGGTGTAATATATCATACAATTTTATCATAAAAACTGTTGCTTTATAGCAGCAGTTTTTTTATATTTAATGTTTTTTTATTTTTTATTGAAAAATTCCTAAATAATTATAATACAAATATTTAAAGTATGAAATTGATTAAAACAAGTGCGCTTCTGGCTTTACTTTCTGTAGCAGGTATCAACGCACAGTCTCTAAAATCTCCAGACGGAAATTTCGAAATGAATTTCCAACTGAAAAATGGAGTCCCTTATTATCATCTGAATTATAAAGGAAAAACAGTCATAGAAGATTCTAAACTAGGTCTTCGATTGATTAAAGATAATACCATCGCTTTTGACAATGTCAATAAACTTCCAGATGGTAAAAATCTCAATTCTGACTTCGAAAAAATTGCAGAAAACAGAGATTCTAAAAACGAAAATTGGGCTCCTGTTCTTGGAGAAAAAAAATATTACACCAATCATTACAACGAACTTTCGGTTACATTGAATCAACCCAATGAAGACCGAAAAATCATCGTTAAATTCAGACTTTTTAATGATGGACTAGGTTTCAGATATGAGTTCCCTCAACAGAAAAATCTTAATTATTTCGTTGTAAAAGAAGAAGATACCGAATTTAATTTTCCTTATGATTTAAAATCTTGGTGGGTTCCTGCAGATTATGATACTCAGGAATATAGACCTACAACCAGTTTGGTTTCTCAGATTTCTACAAAATGGGAAAGCAGTTTTGATAGTAACGCCTCTCAAACTTTGGTTAAAAATGCAGTTCAATCGCCTCTTATGTTGAAAAAAGAGGTTTCTGGTAAAGAAAAACCACTGTATATAAACCTTGCAGAAGCTGCTGTAATCAATTATCCCGCTTCTCATCTTGAAGTAGATTCAGAAAATTTTGACTTCAAAACCCATCTTACTCCAGATGCTCAAGGTGCTAAAGGTTATATGCAAACACCTGCAGTAACACCATGGAGAACCGTAATCGTTTCAGAAAAAGCAGAAGAAGTACTAGATTCTAAAATGATTTTTAACTTAAATGAGCCAACGAAATACACGGATACTTCTTGGATTCATCCTGTGAAATATATTGGAGTTTGGTGGCAAATGTTCGTTCCAAACCGTGGAACTTGGAATTATACCAATATCGATAATGTACATCTTGGCGTTACAGATTATTCTAAAACGAAACCAAACGGAACACACGCTGCGAATAATGACAATGTT is part of the Cloacibacterium normanense genome and encodes:
- a CDS encoding glycoside hydrolase family 97 protein; its protein translation is MKLIKTSALLALLSVAGINAQSLKSPDGNFEMNFQLKNGVPYYHLNYKGKTVIEDSKLGLRLIKDNTIAFDNVNKLPDGKNLNSDFEKIAENRDSKNENWAPVLGEKKYYTNHYNELSVTLNQPNEDRKIIVKFRLFNDGLGFRYEFPQQKNLNYFVVKEEDTEFNFPYDLKSWWVPADYDTQEYRPTTSLVSQISTKWESSFDSNASQTLVKNAVQSPLMLKKEVSGKEKPLYINLAEAAVINYPASHLEVDSENFDFKTHLTPDAQGAKGYMQTPAVTPWRTVIVSEKAEEVLDSKMIFNLNEPTKYTDTSWIHPVKYIGVWWQMFVPNRGTWNYTNIDNVHLGVTDYSKTKPNGTHAANNDNVKKYIDFASKHGFDAVLVEGWNEGWEDWFGKSKEFVFDFITPYPDFDIKMLNEYAHSKNVKLIMHHETSASATNYERWLDPAFKLMKEHGYDAVKTGYVGNIIPRGEHHYSQWMINHYQRVVDKAAEYKIMVNSHESVRPSGLSRTYPNWIAAEAARGTEFEAMGGNNPDHTTILPFTRFMGGPMDYTPGIFQTQYNYYDANSKNFANTTLAKQLGLYVVMYSPLQMACDLPENYERHLDAFQFIKDVAVDWDDTKILSAEPGDYIHTARKAKGSENWFVGGVTDENARDFTVDFSFLEKGKKYEATIYEDGKDADYVKNPQAYNIYKKVVTNGSKIKVHLARSGGYAISLKPIK